The following proteins are encoded in a genomic region of Pikeienuella piscinae:
- the miaB gene encoding tRNA (N6-isopentenyl adenosine(37)-C2)-methylthiotransferase MiaB: MAAPKKLYIKTYGCQMNVYDSERMAEAMAGAGYVETATPEGADMVLLNTCHIREKAAEKVYSELGRIRKLADAKRAAGDRMLVGVAGCVAQAEGEEIVRRQPLVDIVVGPQAFHRLPEMAARAVAGGGAVIDTDFPEDDKFAAPRPKARRAPAAFLTVQEGCDKFCAFCVVPYTRGAEISRPAAKVLAEARDLVARGVVEITLLGQNVNAWRGEAPDGAGRWGLGRLIRELAEIDGLKRIRYTTSHPNDMDEDLIAAHGEVDALMPYLHLPVQSGSDRVLKAMNRRHTASAYLQLIERIRAARPDLALSGDFIVGFPGETEAEFEETMALVREANYAQAYSFKYSPRPGTPAADLPMVDPDEASERLQRLQALLGAQQAAFQESCVGRTLPVLLEKPGRRAGQMIGRSPYLQAVHMHADANLAGRIVEVDIVGAGPNSLKGRLAA, from the coding sequence ATGGCCGCGCCGAAAAAGCTCTACATCAAGACCTATGGCTGTCAGATGAACGTCTATGACAGCGAGCGCATGGCCGAGGCCATGGCGGGCGCCGGCTATGTCGAAACGGCGACGCCCGAGGGCGCCGACATGGTGCTGCTCAACACCTGTCATATTCGCGAAAAGGCGGCCGAGAAGGTATATTCCGAACTCGGGCGCATCCGGAAACTCGCGGATGCGAAGCGCGCCGCCGGCGACCGGATGCTGGTCGGCGTCGCCGGCTGCGTCGCACAGGCCGAGGGCGAGGAGATCGTCCGCCGCCAGCCGCTGGTCGATATCGTCGTCGGACCGCAGGCGTTCCACCGGTTGCCCGAAATGGCGGCGCGCGCTGTGGCCGGCGGCGGCGCGGTGATCGACACGGATTTCCCCGAGGACGACAAGTTCGCCGCGCCCCGCCCGAAGGCGCGGCGCGCGCCGGCGGCGTTTCTCACGGTGCAGGAGGGTTGCGACAAGTTCTGCGCCTTCTGCGTCGTTCCCTATACGCGCGGCGCGGAAATCTCGCGCCCGGCGGCGAAGGTGCTGGCGGAGGCGCGCGATCTGGTGGCGCGCGGCGTGGTCGAAATCACTCTCCTTGGCCAGAACGTGAACGCCTGGCGCGGCGAAGCGCCGGACGGCGCCGGGCGCTGGGGGTTGGGCCGGCTGATCCGGGAGCTGGCGGAAATCGACGGGCTGAAGCGCATCCGCTACACCACATCGCATCCGAACGACATGGACGAGGACCTGATCGCCGCGCATGGCGAGGTGGACGCGCTGATGCCCTATCTGCACCTGCCGGTGCAATCCGGCTCCGACCGGGTGCTTAAGGCGATGAACCGGCGCCATACCGCATCGGCCTATCTGCAGCTGATCGAGCGGATTCGCGCCGCGCGTCCCGATCTGGCGCTCTCGGGGGATTTCATCGTCGGCTTTCCCGGCGAGACCGAGGCCGAGTTCGAGGAAACGATGGCGCTGGTGCGCGAGGCGAACTACGCGCAGGCCTACTCGTTCAAATACTCTCCCCGCCCCGGCACCCCGGCGGCGGACCTGCCGATGGTCGACCCCGACGAAGCGTCGGAACGGCTTCAACGGCTTCAGGCGCTACTCGGCGCGCAGCAGGCGGCGTTTCAGGAAAGCTGCGTCGGGCGCACGCTGCCGGTGCTGCTCGAGAAGCCGGGCCGGCGGGCCGGCCAGATGATCGGCCGCTCGCCCTATCTTCAGGCGGTCCACATGCACGCCGACGCCAATCTCGCCGGGCGGATCGTCGAGGTCGACATCGTCGGCGCCGGCCCGAACTCGCTCAAGGGGCGGCTCGCGGCCTGA